From Lacerta agilis isolate rLacAgi1 chromosome Z, rLacAgi1.pri, whole genome shotgun sequence, the proteins below share one genomic window:
- the LOC117040328 gene encoding LOW QUALITY PROTEIN: mitochondrial carrier homolog 2-like (The sequence of the model RefSeq protein was modified relative to this genomic sequence to represent the inferred CDS: inserted 3 bases in 3 codons): MADTASQMLLGSGLMVLSQLLMYVKVLVQVGYEPLPPTLGRNIXGRQVYQLPGXAKHIMKIDGRAGLFKGLTPRLCSGAXGTIVESKVLQHCQEADQVEDPGISPKESASSLEQVVKETSQEMIACCAAMLVTHPFHVITLRCMVQFIGRETKYSGVLSSFVTIYWEEGILGFFAGLIPCLFGDILSLWLCNVLAYLINTYALENGVSTMTEMKSYSQAVTGFFASMLTYPFVLVSNLMAINSCGLAGGLPPYAPPPAYSSWLHCWSQLQGEGHMSRGNSLFFRKVPAGKRYVWEEKRFH; encoded by the exons ATGGCGGACACAGCCTCTCAGATGCTGCTGGGCTCCGGCCTCATGGTGCTCTCGCAGCTGCTCATGTACGTGAAGGTGCTCGTGCAGGTGGGATATGAACCCCTCCCTCCAACTCTGGGAAGAAATA TTGGGCGACAGGTCTATCAGCTGCCTG CTGCTAAACACATTATGAAGATTGATGGAAGGGCTGGACTCTTCAAAGGTTTGACTCCTAGACTCTGCTCAGGAG ATGGTACTATAGTGGAGAGTAAGGTTTTGCAGCACTGCCAGGAAGCTGATCAAGTGGAGGACCCAGGGATCAGCCCCAAGGAATCTGCGTCCTCCTTGGAGCAAGTTGTTAAGGAGACTTCTCAAGAGATGATTGCATGTTGTGCTGCTATGCTAGTCACCCACCCTTTTCATGTGATCACGTTGAGGTGTATGGTGCAGTTCATTGGCAGAGAGACCAAGTACAGTGGGGTGTTGAGCTCCTTTGTCACCATTTACTGGGAAGAGGGCATCTTGGGATTTTTTGCGGGCCTTATTCCCTGCCTGTTTGGGGACATCCTGTCCTTGTGGCTCTGTAACGTGCTGGCCTACCTCATCAATACCTATGCACTGGAGAATGGGGTCTCCACCATGACTGAGATGAAAAGCTATTCTCAGGCTGTCACTGGATTCTTTGCCAGTATGCTGACTTACCCCTTTGTACTCGTCTCAAACCTGATGGCCATTAATAGCTGTGGGCTCGCTGGTGGCCTCCCTCCTTATGCCCCGCCCCCAGCCTACTCGTCCTGGTTACACTGCTGGAGCCAGCTACAGGGGGAGGGCCACATGAGCAGAGGGAACAGCCTGTTTTTCCGGAAGGTGCCTGCAGGGAAGCGGTATGTGTGGGAAGAAAAGAGATTTCACTGA